A single genomic interval of Burkholderiales bacterium harbors:
- a CDS encoding pirin family protein has protein sequence MKQLVQIKPAPKPHWVGDGFPVRSLISIDGDARQTSPFLMLDYARPHEFAPASAPRGVGGHPHRGFETVTIAYQGEVAHRDSSGNRGLIRPGDVQWMTAASGVLHDEFHSEEFTREGGTFEMAQLWVNLPARDKMRAPRYQSLLDAEIPAVALPDNAGRLRVIAGDYEGTRGPAATHTPMNVWDVRLNAAHGATFVLPEGWSTVLVVLHGEIEMDGRKVGPSDTAHFSRDGNSISVRATENTIALLLSGEPIDEPIAHYGPFVMNTSEELQKAVADFNDGRFGALRV, from the coding sequence ATGAAACAGCTCGTGCAAATCAAACCCGCTCCGAAGCCGCACTGGGTCGGCGATGGCTTCCCGGTGCGCAGCCTCATTTCAATCGACGGCGATGCGCGTCAGACCAGTCCCTTTCTGATGCTCGATTACGCCAGACCGCATGAGTTCGCGCCCGCAAGTGCGCCGCGCGGCGTCGGCGGCCATCCGCACCGCGGCTTCGAAACCGTCACCATCGCGTATCAGGGCGAGGTCGCGCACCGCGATTCGAGCGGCAACCGCGGATTGATCCGTCCCGGCGACGTGCAGTGGATGACGGCGGCAAGCGGCGTGCTCCACGACGAATTCCATTCTGAAGAATTTACACGCGAAGGCGGCACGTTCGAGATGGCGCAGCTCTGGGTCAACCTGCCGGCGCGGGACAAGATGCGCGCACCGCGCTACCAGAGCCTGCTGGATGCCGAGATTCCGGCCGTTGCCCTGCCCGACAATGCCGGGCGGCTGCGCGTCATCGCTGGCGACTACGAAGGCACGCGCGGGCCAGCGGCTACGCACACGCCGATGAACGTCTGGGACGTGCGACTGAATGCCGCCCATGGCGCCACTTTTGTGCTGCCGGAAGGCTGGAGCACTGTGCTGGTCGTGCTGCACGGCGAAATCGAGATGGATGGCCGCAAGGTCGGCCCGTCCGATACCGCGCATTTCTCGCGCGACGGCAACAGCATCAGTGTGCGGGCGACCGAAAACACGATAGCCCTGCTGCTCAGCGGCGAGCCCATCGACGAGCCGATCGCGCATTACGGGCCGTTCGTGATGAACACCAGCGAGGAGTTGCAAAAAGCGGTTGCCGACTTTAACGATGGACGATTCGGCGCGCTCCGCGTCTGA
- a CDS encoding SDR family oxidoreductase translates to MDLHLTRKLALITGSTAGIGNAIAMALAREGATVIVNGRTQTAVDEAVAKLKSETNGGAHGFAGDLSTSEAAAKLARQFPDVEILINNLGIFEPRPFEEIPDEDWLRLFAVNVLSGVRLARLYLPAMKRRNWGRIIFISSESAIQIPSEMIHYGMTKTAQLAVSRGLAEAVAGTGITVNSILPGPTRSRGVGDFVDALAKESGKSFDEFEQEFFERVRPTSLIKRFATPDEVASLVAYIASPLASATTGAALRVDGGVIKSAV, encoded by the coding sequence ATGGATCTGCATCTCACGAGAAAATTGGCCTTGATTACGGGCAGCACCGCTGGCATCGGTAATGCGATTGCCATGGCGCTGGCGCGCGAGGGCGCGACGGTTATCGTCAATGGCCGGACGCAAACCGCGGTGGACGAAGCAGTCGCGAAGCTGAAGTCCGAAACCAATGGCGGCGCGCATGGATTCGCCGGCGATCTGAGCACATCGGAGGCTGCGGCCAAGCTCGCGCGGCAGTTCCCGGACGTTGAAATCCTGATAAACAATCTCGGCATTTTCGAGCCCAGGCCATTCGAGGAAATTCCCGATGAGGACTGGCTGCGATTATTCGCCGTCAACGTGCTGAGCGGAGTGCGTCTTGCGCGTCTCTATCTCCCGGCCATGAAGCGCCGCAACTGGGGCCGCATAATTTTCATCTCGAGCGAGAGCGCTATTCAGATTCCGAGCGAAATGATTCACTACGGCATGACCAAGACCGCGCAACTCGCCGTTTCACGCGGTCTGGCCGAGGCCGTAGCGGGCACCGGCATCACCGTGAACAGCATCCTCCCGGGGCCGACCAGATCGCGCGGCGTCGGCGATTTCGTCGATGCGCTGGCGAAGGAAAGCGGCAAATCGTTCGACGAGTTCGAGCAGGAGTTTTTCGAGAGGGTGCGGCCGACATCGCTGATCAAGCGCTTTGCGACACCCGATGAGGTCGCCTCGCTGGTCGCCTACATCGCCAGTCCGCTTGCGTCGGCCAC